The genomic window acaacaacaacaaaaaaaaaaggttcctAATGGGGGAAAAGTGAATTAGGAGCGTGCGGGACAGCGCTCAGCACCGGGGGCAGGAGCTCGGCTCAGGCCCTGCTGTGCCGccgtgcccaggtgtgcccaccCTGTCCGTGCTGCCAGAGCGCAGGTGGATGGAAGGGGGGTCCAGCGCGATGTGACACCACCCATGTGCTGTCCCCAACCTCCTCCCgtgtcccctccatccctgcagccccaggaatgGCATTTTGGGGGTGTTGGCGCTGCCATCTGGAGGGCaccgggctgtgctccaggcgggatccagcagcaccagggagcgTGGCCGGGGCTCGGGGGCCACGGGAAGGGACCGGGGGCTCCCGGAGCCCGGCACTGACTCTGGTGAGCCGGAGCTGCCAAGAGAAATGGGCAGATTATGGGAGGAACACGggccaaggcagggctgggatgcagcCGCCGTAAATCAGCTTTTAAGTAGCAACAAAATGGACATTTCCCATATGAAATGAGGCACCGGCTGCCACCGGGAGCGGGGAGCAGGACCCCGGCCCCGGGGCACCGGGACAGGGCGGGAACCCCTGCCCGGGGGTCcggaggggctgtggggatgggcTGGAGCCCAaaatggggaagggaagggaagggaagggaagggaagggaagggaagggaagggaagggaagggaagggaagggaagggaagggaagggaagggaagggaagggaagggaagggaagggaagggaagggaagggaagggaagggaagggaagggaagggaagggaagggaagggaagggaagggaagggaagggaagggaagggaagggaagggaagggaagggaagggaagggaagggaagggaagggggctgggctgctgggggtgctcaggtGGGCACCACCTGCTCTCCAGTgctcccagccagagctggcCTGGTGTCTGCTGGATCCAACCTCTCGCTCTGCCCCTGCTTGggggttttgttcattttctccCCTTCAATcccaggaagggctgagggCAGGTTCCCACCTTCCCACAAACCTCGGCTGCAGACCCCGGGTTGCTCCCACAGCCCCGgcccccaggtgcccccagcTTTGTCCTTCCCTTGGCACCaccactgctctgtgccctccccattggagggcagggctccctcctcatcccctcgctgtccccaaCACCCCCGTACCCagtgtggggatggggacagggctcagtggggcaggggctgaATGGGGACGAGGAAACGCGACCCCCTCGGGGCTGCGACCGCCACGAAGGGGGCAGACACAGGCGGGGACGCTGCCCAGCCGGGCCAAGGCCCTCctggccccgcagcccccggggccgggccggggctccgggCGGAGCTGCCGGCGGTGCCGCATTCCGGAGAAGCCGCCTCCGCCGGCGGCCGGTGCCAGCAGGCGCTGGCAGGTTCGGAGCTTCGCAGCGATTCCAGGCACAGATGTCCTTGTTTTAACTCCTCTGCGATGGAGCCTGGCAGACCGGGCGGGGGAGGGGGCGGCTCTGCAGCCCCCGGGGCGCCGGGGATCGCTGCcagcccggcccgccccggccgCGGCTCCGGGGACCGCCGGGACCCCCCGTTCCTCCACGGGGTTCGGCGTCCTGGGCTCCCCACGGCACAAAAACGGGGACGGCCCCCCCCGGCCTGACCCCCACATCCCTCCGTGTCCCCCACATCCCTCCCGACCCCCGGGCAGCCCCCGGAGCGGGGCCGCCTCCGCAGCGCGGCGAGCGCAGGGCGCCGGGAGCCTCCGGTTTTTTATGGTATCTGCAATTTTGGCAGAAATCTGTCTTTAATTTAGCTGTCCATATAAAAATCCGCACTGTATAATAATGAACAGATGCCATGAAATTTAAACTGAAGCAATgactcctcctccccccccccccacggCTGGCACTCGCCGGTGGCAGCGGCGACCCGGAGCTGGCGCTGGCcccgcgcccccgccgcgcTCCGCAGGGCCCGGGAGGGGCCGGCCCGGGGGCACCGCGGGCACCGCGGGCACCGGGGGTGCTCAGGGGGGCAGACACCCACCCCCAGCTCTGAAACAGCGGGGCTCAGTCCCGGCGAGCCGCCCCGCCGGTCCCCCCGGTGCTGACCGAACTCCGCTGAGCCCCGGGCGGCCGCGGGGTCCCGGTGGCTCCCcggaccccccaaaaccccccgaGGTGGGTTTGATGCCACGGTGGCACGAAACACTCGCAgagcccggcggggcggcggctCCCGACCTCCCGCTGCCTTCCCCGGGAGCCGCCGGGCAGCGGGCCGGGCACCGGAGCCTTATACCGCGCCTGTGTTTCAGAGCCTGGCACAAGCACCGGGCACCGGAACCTCGTACCGGGACCGGGCACCGGCGCATTGCAACGAAACCGTTCACGGGAACCGTGCACCAAAACCTTCCACCGGAGCTTCGCACCGGAGCCGTTCTCCGGAGCTTTACACCGGGACCGTGCAGGGAGTGCGGGGCCGCATTGCGGGGCCGGGCCTTGCCGGTTCCCGCATTTTCGGCGGGGCACCGGGGAAACAAAAATCCCGACAATTGAACGGAAAGCGCAGCCCCGGCACCGGGACCGGCACCCCCGGCACAGCCGGTCCCGGAGCAGATGTCGGCGGCCCCCCCGCAGCCCCGcgtcccctcctcccctccgCGGGGCCATCCGCCCttcgccgccgccgctccggccGCGGCCCCGGTGCCGCCGGTGGCGGACGGCGGCGGAAGGGCCGCACATCACCGGCCTCGGCCCCGCGGAGCCTCCGCCCGGCCCCATCGGTTGTCCCCGGGTCCTCCCGGGCTTTTCCCCCCGAGAAACGAGTCCCGGGAGGATGGTGGGGCCGGAGCCGTCGGAAGAGGATCCGCGGCTCTGGGGAGAGCGGCGAGCACCGGGACCCGACCGGGGGCTCGGGGGCCGCTGCGGATCCGTTCCCCCGCTCGGGCCCGACACCGGCGGCTCTGCCACCGGGCCCAGCACGTCGGGGCAGCGCTGGATCCCGCCCCAGTTTACAGCCGCGGCCCGACCCTAAACCGGCCCGGTTTATCCCCAAAAgccgcggggctgcggggcgcgGGTACCGGACACACATAACGGGAGGAAACCGGTGCCTCCGTCCCCGCAGCCCCGGTGCGGCCCCGGCGCTCGGTGATCCCGGGGAGAACCAGCCCGCACGATCGGGAGCGCAGTGCCCGGTGCTGCCCGGTGCCAGCGGCCGTCGGTCGGCGGTGAGCCCCGGTGGTGCTGTCGGTAAATGGACCGACGGCCGTTAAGAAGCCCGGGCGCCCGTTCAGCACCGCCGCAGCGGACAGCTCCGCTCCGGGCACGGGCACcgcgctgccagggctgcaccgGGCACCGGGCAGCGCTACCGGCACCGGGTACCGAGAACGGCACCGGACACCGCGGATCCCGGGGCTCCCATGGGCACCGGCTCCTTCAACCGGTGCGGGAGCTTCCGGGGCTCCAACGGGCGCCAGCAACCGGCACAAACATCGGCGCTGGCACCCGCGCTGGCACCGGGCACCGAGCCGAGGCTCCATCGGGAAGCAGCACCGGGAACCGGCACCAGTCCCGGGAGCTGACCGGCttcccggggccgccgccgaGGAACCGGCCttggccgccgccgcctcgcaGCCTTGCCGAGCCCACCGGCACCGCGGCCCGGTGCCAGCCCCGGGCACCGAGCCCCGAGCTCCCGCTCCCAGGGGAGCGCAGCGGTGTCACCGCCGGTGGACCGAGCCGGGCCCGCCGCACCGGATCCCGGTGCCTTTATTGGTGAGGGGGGGACACCGCCTCCCCGGTCCCGGGGGGGACACCCGTGGGGCACAGCCGCGTTATAtcagcgccgccgccccgcgggCCGCGCATtcgggcggcgggagcggcgccggCACCGCCGGGGGCGGGACGGGGGGGGGCTCGGCCCGGTgccccccggtgcccccgggGGCGGAAGGAAAGCGGCGAAGGCGGCGGAGTCAACATTGAATATTTATTAATCGCCGTCGAAGGACGCTCGGTAATTACAGCCTCGCCGCGATCGCACCGGCGGCGGCTCGTCACGGCCGACGAGTCCTGGCGGggccgggaccgggaccgggcgGCGGGAGCgtccggcggggccgggggggggcggccccggcagggaggggagggggccgGTGCATGCAGAACGGCCGggcccccggccccgcgccccgagcgccgccgccgccgagcgGGCTCCGGGCGGCGGCGACGGGGACCGGGAACCGGGACCGGGGAGCGGGATCGGCGCCCGGCGCGGGGGGGTCTTGCATATCGTTGgccataaatatttattaatcgAAATGAAACGGAACGGAAACACGAAAGCACTTCTGGTGTCGGGCAGCGGGTCCCCTTTGCTACAAcggtttgtgggtttttgtttctttttcccttttttttttttttttccgttttagttttttcttttttcccgtaacttttttctttcattttcccccccattttttctttttttttttttttttccctttttttgctttttggtttttttttttttttttttcgttttcaaaacatttctcaGAAATCCTCCTCGTCTCCTCCTCCCTGGTCTCTTAAAAATGCTGGTTTCTCGAAGGTGGTGCGGGCAGGTTccgacaaaaaaaaaaaaaaaaaaaaaaaaaatcccaaaaaaaaccaaagaaaacccaaccaaaaaaaaaaaaaaaaaaaaaaaaaaaaaaaagcattatcGGCTTCCCGGTGTGTCCCGGCTGAAGGAATGCGGCAAACCGGGCCGGAGACCCCCGGGGCCGGGCGCAGCCCCGCCAGCCCCCCCGGAGCCCCGCTTGCATAGCTGCGGGCTCCGCCAGCTCGGGAAAACCGGGGCGGCTCCGCTGGGGAGGTGGGGgggtgtcttttttttttttttaattattatcattattttttcctttttttttttttttttctttttttttcccctttttttttttttttctttttttttttgtcttttcttttccgtttcaagttttttttttttttttaaaacaggtaAAAAACGTCCTGACACACGCGCTGCGAGGAGCTCccggggcggggagcggggccggggccccCCCAAAGCAAAGTGCATCTCGGAGCGTCCGCCGGGCCGGGCCTCTTGCATAGATAGAAATTGGGGTTCGTTCCTCCCTGCGCCTCTTTATTGCTTCGGAAAGTTTCGCTCCGCGCCGAGCGCGGGCTCCTCTCGCTCCCacgggccggggcagcgggtGTCCAATGCCGGGGGGGTCCGGGGGGGTCGGgatcagggctggggagggggagaaacGGCCCAAAATGGGGGTGGGaggtaggggaaaaaaattcaaaaaaagaaatgtagaaaatggaattaaaacGAATTAAAAGTGAAACGAAGCGGCTCGACCCAAAGGGTCGGGCTGGGGAGCGGGGGGGGCTTCGGTGGGATGGGTGGGGGGGTCGGCCCGTGTGGGGCGTCTCCccttgtaaaataaattaataataataataataataataataataataataataataatagttatCATAGCTGTGATAGTTACTATAATAACAGCGACGTTAACAGCGATGATAATAAAATAAGTCAATAAACTACGTGAAATAATAAAGAAGTAGCAATAAATAAcgaaaattttaaaaacaacgAAATCGACcggaataaaaaaattaagggaaagggaaaatcctCCCAAAAAAGCACTTTGTCCCCACGGGGCGCGGGGAcccgccgccggggccgggtCCCCATATTGCACCAAAGCCCACGGCGGAGCCCCGGGGGCCGGTCCGcgggtggggtgggggggtttgggggagtctcccccccctccccgccACCTCGGCGATGGGGAGGGGGTCTCGGcgaggggaaggaggggggtCAGTTGTGGAAGAAGGCGTTGAGCTCCTCGTACATGGGGCCCCGCTCGTGCGGGAGGTGCATGTCGTAGGGGAAGATGTTCTCGGAGTGGACCCCCCCGCGCATCCCCGCCGACCCGAAGACCAGGTTGTgagcggcggggcgggagcCGGGCAGCGCCGAGTAGTGCATAGAGTAGTGGTAGCTTTTCTCGTGGTCGGGGGATGAAGAGTCCTGCTTGAGGGAGAAGTTGCCGTTGATGCAGAGCGGGGGGCTGAGCCCCCCGTCGTACTCCGAGCTGTTGTAGTCGGGGGAGGTGTTGCCGTAGAGGCTCTCGTAGGCGGAGGCGCAGTAGCCGTGTGTCCTCAGCCCGTGCGgcccggggccggcggcgggcgggcaggGCGCCGCGGCCAGCCGCGAGCAGGGGTAGGGGTAGGGGTGCACGGCGAAGGAGGCGGCGTTGGGGCCGTGGAAACGACCCCCGTCCTGGCCCTGCTCCGTCAGGAAGTTGCGGGAGTTGAGCTGGAGGCAGCCGGCCACCAGGTTGGTGgtgggctgggacagcccctTGCACAGAGTCTGCACGTAGGAGACCAGGTCGGGCCGCTTGCCCGAGCGCAGGATCTCGGAGAGAGCCCAGATGTAGTTCTTGGCCAAGCGGAGGGTCTCGATTTTGGAGAGTTTTTGCGTTTTGGAGTAGCAGGGCACCACCTTGCGCAGGTTGTCCAGGGCCGCGTTCAGGTCGTGCATCCGGTTCCTCTCGCGGGCGTTCGCCTTCTGCCGCCGCAGCTTGGAGCGCTCCAGCCGCGCCTTCGTCATCTTCCTCTTCTTGGGGCCGCGCTTCTTGGGCCGCTCGCCCTCCGCCTCCTCCaggccttcctcctcctcctcctcctcctcctcgtccccTCCTAGCTCCCCTTCCTCTTTGCTTTCTCCCAGCGAACCCTCGGGCGGCTCCTCGGGGAGGGCGCAGCCCTTCGCCGCCCGCTCCTCCTTCTCGCTCCGGGCATCCTCCTCGCACTCCTCGGCCCAACCGGGGAATTTCGGGACTTCGGGGACCAGGCTGGGCTCGCTGAAAAGTCGCGTCAACATGGTGGCTGCAGCGGGGGGCAAAGAGCCAGGCGTTAccggcggccccgccgcccgcagccccctccccgccccgctcccACCCGCAGGGACCGGCGAAAACGAATTGGGCGCGGGGCCTCCGaccgccgccccccgcccccgccgcccgaCCCCGGGGCCACCGGGGCTCTCTCGGGGCGCGGCGATTCCGCCCCGGCCCGACCCCCGCCGGCCCCACCGCCGGGgtccccgcggccgccgcccgcgcccctCTCCCGCTGCCCCGCGCCCccccccgctcccggcccgccCGGTGTCCCCCCGTCGATGCCCCGAGGGCCGGGCCCGGTGTCGCCGGTCCCTCTTTGACGCCTCCAACTTTTCCCCGCCGCGGGCGCGGAGCGGCCCCGGTGGCGGCTCCGCCACCGCCTTCCCGTGGCCGGGGGGGGTCGAGGCGACACCGCCGCCCCCCCCCCATACCCAGGTACCCCCCGTACCCGCTCCGGCCCGGTCAGCCGCGCCCGCctccccctccccgccccgggGCTCCCCGCGGCCGCCGGAGCGCGGCCCGGTAAAACGCGGCGGCACCAaccggggggcggcggggggcggcgggggcggccgggcccCCCCGGGGGTGCGCGGTggccgcgggcggcggcgctgccggggGCGCCCCCGGGGCCGGtgggcgcggcggggccggggcgggggcgccGCCCGGGGCGAGGGCCGGGGGCGCCGGGGGGCAGCGGGGGGGCGGCTCCGCCAGGTCGGGCCCCCCCGGGGCGGCGGCGAGGCGGCTCCGCGCTGATTTCGTTGATGCCGCTCGGCCGCCGCTGCCCGCTCCGTCCCACCGGGACCGCGGAGCCCCGGGCGCGCCCAGGCTTGGGGAGGGGGGAACGGGGGCGGCGAAACCCCGAGAACCCCCCTTGGGGGAGACTTCGGCGGGGGGAGAAAACCCCATCAGCGGGGCCCGCGGGGAGCGGGAGAAGCGAGGGCCGGGGGACAACGAaagatggggggaaaaaagggcgAGACGTGGCGGAGAAACAAAATCAACATGGAAGTTGCCTTTTCTCCATTCAAGTTTCCTCCGCTGCCCTCCCAACCCTCC from Ammospiza nelsoni isolate bAmmNel1 chromosome 26, bAmmNel1.pri, whole genome shotgun sequence includes these protein-coding regions:
- the LOC132084015 gene encoding collagen alpha-1(I) chain-like → MGTGLSGAGAEWGRGNATPSGLRPPRRGQTQAGTLPSRAKALLAPQPPGPGRGSGRSCRRCRIPEKPPPPAAGASRRWQVRSFAAIPGTDVLVLTPLRWSLADRAGEGAALQPPGRRGSLPARPAPAAAPGTAGTPRSSTGFGVLGSPRHKNGDGPPRPDPHIPPCPPHPSRPPGSPRSGAASAARRAQGAGSLRGDPELALAPRPRRAPQGPGGAGPGAPRAPRAPGVLRGADTHPQL
- the NEUROD2 gene encoding neurogenic differentiation factor 2, whose amino-acid sequence is MLTRLFSEPSLVPEVPKFPGWAEECEEDARSEKEERAAKGCALPEEPPEGSLGESKEEGELGGDEEEEEEEEEGLEEAEGERPKKRGPKKRKMTKARLERSKLRRQKANARERNRMHDLNAALDNLRKVVPCYSKTQKLSKIETLRLAKNYIWALSEILRSGKRPDLVSYVQTLCKGLSQPTTNLVAGCLQLNSRNFLTEQGQDGGRFHGPNAASFAVHPYPYPCSRLAAAPCPPAAGPGPHGLRTHGYCASAYESLYGNTSPDYNSSEYDGGLSPPLCINGNFSLKQDSSSPDHEKSYHYSMHYSALPGSRPAAHNLVFGSAGMRGGVHSENIFPYDMHLPHERGPMYEELNAFFHN